One part of the Paenibacillus silvisoli genome encodes these proteins:
- a CDS encoding MFS transporter, with protein MVKTSSKLYYGWVVVGLVFLTLLVSAAINAVPSVLMLPLEQEFGWERSAVSGAISIRILLYGLMGPFAAAFMAKYGVRKVMVISMVLLIVSLSLSPFMTSIWQMTLLWGILVGIGTGSLANVLGVTVAGRWFVTHKGLVIGMLTASAATGQLLFLPLLAKLTEDISWRAAIYTVVGVLLVLTPIVGIWMRNHPYDVGEAALGTTDVAKPVPFVGNLFLTPIQTLVAASRSGTFWLLAGTFFFCGFSTNGLIGAHLIPACGDYGIPIVTAAGLLALMGLFDLIGTTLSGWLSDRFDSRWLLFWYYGLRGLSLIFLPYALGMGYAQLTVFAVFYGLDWIATVPPTAKLASDSFGKEKAGMIFGWVVVAHQAGAAVAAYEAGLLRDWLGSYTVPFVMSGFLCLLASLLAMRIRRNRSTAIQAAL; from the coding sequence ATGGTCAAAACGTCGTCAAAGCTCTACTACGGCTGGGTGGTGGTCGGGCTCGTGTTCCTCACCTTGCTCGTATCCGCCGCAATCAACGCGGTACCGAGCGTGCTCATGCTGCCGCTGGAGCAGGAATTCGGCTGGGAACGCAGCGCCGTGTCCGGCGCCATCTCGATCCGCATCCTGCTGTATGGCTTGATGGGACCGTTCGCGGCAGCCTTCATGGCCAAATACGGCGTCCGCAAGGTGATGGTCATTTCCATGGTGTTGCTGATCGTCAGCTTGTCGTTGTCGCCGTTCATGACGTCGATTTGGCAAATGACGCTGCTCTGGGGCATCCTGGTCGGCATCGGCACCGGATCGCTGGCGAACGTGCTTGGCGTAACGGTTGCCGGCCGGTGGTTCGTGACGCATAAAGGGCTTGTCATCGGCATGCTCACGGCAAGCGCCGCAACCGGACAGCTGCTTTTCCTGCCGCTGCTCGCAAAGCTGACGGAAGATATTAGCTGGCGGGCGGCGATCTATACGGTCGTAGGGGTGCTGCTCGTATTGACGCCGATCGTCGGCATCTGGATGCGAAACCATCCGTACGACGTAGGCGAGGCCGCGCTCGGCACAACGGATGTCGCGAAGCCTGTCCCGTTCGTCGGCAATTTGTTCCTAACGCCGATTCAGACGCTGGTCGCGGCATCGCGAAGCGGAACGTTCTGGCTGCTTGCCGGCACGTTCTTCTTCTGCGGCTTCTCCACGAACGGCCTCATCGGGGCGCATCTTATTCCGGCTTGCGGCGATTACGGCATTCCGATCGTCACGGCGGCCGGGCTGCTGGCGCTGATGGGCTTGTTCGATCTCATCGGCACGACGCTTTCCGGCTGGCTTTCCGACCGCTTCGACAGCCGGTGGCTGCTGTTCTGGTATTACGGCCTGCGCGGGTTGTCGCTGATCTTCCTGCCCTACGCGCTCGGCATGGGCTATGCGCAGCTGACCGTCTTCGCCGTCTTCTACGGGCTGGATTGGATCGCGACCGTGCCGCCGACCGCGAAGCTGGCCTCCGATTCGTTCGGCAAGGAGAAGGCCGGCATGATCTTCGGCTGGGTCGTGGTGGCGCATCAAGCAGGCGCGGCCGTTGCGGCGTACGAAGCGGGACTGCTGCGGGATTGGCTGGGCAGCTACACGGTGCCCTTCGTCATGTCCGGTTTCCTGTGCTTGCTGGCATCGCTTCTTGCTATGCGCATTCGCCGTAACCGCTCGACCGCCATCCAAGCGGCTCTATAA
- a CDS encoding prenyltransferase/squalene oxidase repeat-containing protein codes for MKMSDNNRILERAKSFLYKNGRLIDRKRFEFLFENGTKEAVIGALRAYQNPDGGFGHALEPDIRCPYSQPVPTEMALMLMEEIDCYDPDLLGGIIRYVRGITLPEGGVPFVFCNAKDYPHAPWWGAERDDVASVNPTGLLMGQLSKQTARTDILQEEWFQRNTAYLWRVFEQERPAGYHDGIQWITFLQHTSEPEKAEAYLARIDEWLQQPGIIERDPNAAGYVHKVLDWAPHRDSYAGRVIPQADIQRHLDALIDQQQEDGGWSISWEAVGPGAEAEWRGYLTVERLKTLKSYGVI; via the coding sequence ATGAAGATGAGCGACAACAACCGCATACTAGAGCGCGCAAAATCGTTCCTGTACAAGAACGGGAGACTGATTGACCGTAAACGATTCGAGTTTTTGTTCGAGAATGGGACGAAGGAGGCGGTGATCGGCGCTCTTCGGGCGTATCAAAATCCGGACGGCGGTTTCGGGCACGCGCTTGAGCCGGATATCCGCTGCCCGTACAGCCAGCCGGTTCCGACCGAAATGGCGCTTATGCTCATGGAAGAGATCGACTGCTATGATCCGGACCTGCTGGGCGGCATCATCCGGTATGTTCGCGGCATTACGCTGCCGGAAGGCGGTGTGCCGTTCGTATTCTGCAATGCGAAGGACTATCCGCATGCGCCGTGGTGGGGGGCGGAGCGGGATGACGTCGCCTCGGTGAATCCGACCGGATTATTGATGGGCCAGCTTAGCAAGCAAACTGCGCGGACGGACATTTTGCAGGAGGAATGGTTCCAGCGGAATACGGCTTACTTGTGGCGGGTATTCGAGCAGGAGCGGCCTGCGGGTTATCACGATGGCATTCAGTGGATTACGTTTTTGCAGCATACCTCCGAGCCGGAGAAGGCGGAGGCTTATTTGGCCCGAATCGACGAGTGGCTGCAGCAACCGGGCATTATCGAGCGCGATCCGAACGCCGCGGGATACGTGCATAAAGTGCTGGATTGGGCGCCGCACCGCGACAGCTACGCGGGCAGAGTCATTCCGCAAGCGGACATCCAGCGCCACCTCGATGCGTTGATCGACCAGCAGCAGGAAGACGGGGGCTGGTCGATCAGCTGGGAAGCGGTAGGTCCCGGCGCGGAGGCGGAATGGCGCGGGTACCTTACCGTGGAACGGTTAAAGACGTTAAAATCTTACGGCGTTATCTAA
- a CDS encoding PucR family transcriptional regulator, whose translation MDTTLKFDISQLLARPIFRAAKLVAGREGMHRPVGWVHVLEITNVAPYVSPNDLILTTGLWLKQNEQDRFAYMKQLIDQHAAGLCIEMGTTVDAIPKEIVELADLHQFPLIVFEQPVRFVEITQDVHALLINRQHQFLKELEVYSRKLQRLTIESTGIAQILRAFHEQTGRQVLYFTSLDHSVFYPALTTKVSSPISGFLQRQMDAKSLSAKDVSVLPMNAQQLLVVQPVICFGQTFSYVGVLLHNKPEITESLTLLLDYTTKAVAAITLRTEFLEEKLSRDHNEFILDIMNNRIENEDQAQARMGLGQLSKGGYLFAGGIVEIQHTADTEPITIEADKQDLLILVRQLLKKHGLNSLVMMQNNRICMLCAKEALHNDSLTNLQATLMRLVDELRESAYESHASSLKLYAGFGKLRAQITESSRSYEEAQQVIDVARNVPAYEGCMFYDRLGVYQLLKAVPKLSFLASYVEDHLGPLIAYDRDHNLQLIETLDAYFACMGSKQETAARLHIHRQTLYNRLDKLALLLGEDFLETDKRRCLEMALMAYKLK comes from the coding sequence ATGGACACAACGTTGAAATTCGATATTAGCCAGCTGCTGGCGAGGCCGATATTCCGCGCCGCGAAGCTGGTTGCCGGGCGGGAAGGCATGCATCGGCCCGTCGGCTGGGTCCATGTGCTTGAAATTACGAACGTGGCTCCCTACGTGAGCCCGAATGATCTGATCCTAACGACGGGCCTGTGGCTAAAACAGAACGAACAGGACCGTTTCGCTTATATGAAGCAGCTGATCGATCAACACGCGGCCGGGCTGTGCATCGAGATGGGCACGACCGTCGACGCGATCCCGAAAGAAATCGTCGAGCTGGCGGACCTGCACCAGTTTCCGCTGATCGTGTTCGAGCAGCCGGTACGGTTCGTCGAAATAACGCAGGACGTTCATGCGCTGCTCATTAACAGGCAGCATCAGTTTTTGAAGGAGCTTGAGGTGTACTCAAGAAAGCTGCAGCGGTTGACGATCGAGAGCACCGGCATTGCGCAGATTCTGAGGGCGTTCCATGAGCAGACCGGGAGGCAGGTGCTCTATTTTACGTCGCTCGACCATAGCGTATTTTATCCCGCGCTCACGACGAAGGTGTCCAGTCCGATCTCCGGCTTCCTGCAGCGGCAAATGGATGCCAAGTCGCTTTCGGCCAAAGACGTTTCCGTTCTTCCGATGAACGCGCAGCAGCTGCTCGTCGTTCAGCCGGTCATATGCTTCGGTCAAACCTTCTCCTATGTGGGCGTCCTTCTGCACAACAAGCCCGAAATTACGGAATCGCTCACCTTGCTGCTCGATTACACGACGAAGGCCGTCGCGGCGATTACGCTGCGCACGGAGTTTCTGGAGGAGAAGCTGTCGCGGGACCATAACGAGTTTATTTTGGACATCATGAACAACCGGATCGAAAACGAGGATCAGGCGCAGGCGAGAATGGGGCTCGGGCAACTGAGCAAAGGAGGGTACCTCTTCGCAGGCGGCATCGTCGAAATTCAGCATACCGCGGACACCGAACCGATAACGATCGAGGCGGATAAGCAGGACCTGCTTATTTTGGTCAGGCAATTGCTCAAGAAGCACGGGCTGAACAGCCTGGTCATGATGCAAAACAACCGGATCTGCATGCTCTGCGCCAAAGAAGCGCTGCACAACGATTCATTGACGAACCTCCAAGCGACGCTTATGCGGCTGGTGGATGAATTAAGAGAGTCGGCCTACGAGTCGCATGCTTCATCTCTCAAGCTGTACGCCGGTTTCGGCAAGCTGCGCGCGCAAATTACGGAGTCCTCGAGAAGCTACGAGGAAGCGCAGCAGGTCATCGACGTGGCGCGAAACGTACCCGCGTACGAGGGCTGCATGTTCTATGACCGGTTAGGCGTCTATCAATTGCTTAAAGCGGTACCGAAGCTGTCTTTTCTCGCCTCGTATGTGGAGGATCATTTAGGGCCATTAATTGCCTACGACCGGGACCACAACCTGCAGCTGATCGAAACGCTGGATGCGTATTTCGCCTGCATGGGCTCGAAACAGGAGACGGCCGCGAGGCTTCACATCCACCGGCAGACGCTCTATAATCGATTAGATAAACTGGCGCTGCTGCTCGGGGAAGATTTTCTGGAAACGGATAAACGCCGCTGCCTCGAAATGGCGCTCATGGCATATAAGCTGAAATAG
- a CDS encoding cupin domain-containing protein, with amino-acid sequence MTQHQHQSIAHMIAAPLLGKTLTGSGLVLAEWTADGCPPDTEPMRMAPLHRHLEDDEAWYVLEGTLAFQLGDEIIEADSGSAVLAPRGVKHTFWNPKQAPARYLIIMTKRISELIDAIHATEQRDSATMQALFARYGSELLG; translated from the coding sequence ATGACGCAACACCAACATCAATCTATCGCTCACATGATTGCCGCGCCACTGCTTGGAAAAACGCTTACCGGCTCCGGCCTGGTGCTGGCCGAATGGACCGCGGATGGCTGTCCTCCGGATACCGAACCGATGCGCATGGCTCCGCTCCATCGCCATCTGGAGGATGATGAAGCGTGGTACGTACTGGAAGGAACGCTGGCCTTCCAGCTTGGCGACGAGATCATCGAAGCCGACAGCGGCAGCGCCGTCCTCGCTCCGCGCGGGGTGAAGCATACTTTCTGGAATCCGAAGCAAGCTCCCGCGCGCTATCTGATCATTATGACGAAACGGATCAGCGAGCTGATCGACGCTATTCACGCCACCGAGCAGCGCGATTCCGCCACCATGCAGGCGCTATTCGCACGGTACGGGAGCGAGCTATTGGGGTAA
- a CDS encoding extracellular solute-binding protein: MMRTTALRLLLCASIAVSLTACSLNGAGEEGDQAAGGSGPNEAIHSPDPGEKDGPFTKYDDPITVTLGRLGIPVNNLPEGDTLENNRYLKYVEDRLNVNITYDFSVGDADAYNQKVNLTIESGSIPDMMVVNGKQFKRLAEADLLADLTDLYERYSSPLIKDYYNSYSDDRVLRTGRIDGKLYGLPNTNIDGGYHLLWVRKDWLDKLNLKVPSSMEDVQAVARAFKEQDPDGNGKADTIGLLGNRSIVGDNVFFTFDPIFNQNHAYPKNWFKEDSGRIVYGSTTPETKQALVLLRSMYKDGLIDKEFLTRKWQDNAELVSGGRAGLLFAPWFAGWMLSDSVKADPSAEWVPVAAPLDGAGKRNVVPSAPSDMYLVVSKNAKHPEAALKMLSVEYEGIRLIDPSSHELYKDMGVSWQNYPLNLQLDFQDTLARDISVYDKVLQDNDLKELPARLVSRVSSILKNHKEPKKDMAAFADSLSYYVAGAVTGSDKIKKVSPVFYGTTETMVNKGASLDKLENETFLRIITGAAPIDDFDKFVSMWRSSGGDAIAEEIAAELDQ; this comes from the coding sequence ATGATGAGAACAACAGCATTGCGGTTGCTACTATGTGCATCGATTGCGGTAAGCTTGACGGCTTGCAGCTTGAATGGCGCCGGCGAAGAAGGCGATCAAGCTGCCGGCGGCTCCGGTCCGAACGAGGCGATCCATTCGCCGGATCCAGGCGAGAAGGATGGACCGTTTACGAAATACGACGATCCCATAACGGTGACCCTTGGCCGGCTTGGCATACCCGTTAACAATCTCCCTGAAGGCGACACGCTGGAAAACAATCGGTATTTGAAGTACGTCGAAGACCGGCTCAATGTGAACATTACATACGATTTTTCCGTAGGGGACGCGGATGCGTATAACCAGAAAGTCAATTTGACTATTGAAAGCGGTAGCATTCCGGATATGATGGTCGTCAACGGAAAGCAGTTCAAACGGCTGGCTGAGGCGGATTTGCTGGCCGACTTAACCGATCTCTATGAAAGATACAGCTCTCCGCTAATTAAAGATTACTATAACTCGTATTCCGACGATCGCGTGCTGAGGACAGGCCGCATCGACGGCAAGCTGTACGGCTTGCCAAACACCAACATCGACGGCGGCTACCACTTGCTGTGGGTTCGCAAAGATTGGCTGGACAAGCTGAACCTGAAGGTGCCGTCCTCCATGGAGGATGTGCAGGCGGTTGCGCGGGCATTCAAGGAGCAGGACCCGGACGGCAACGGCAAGGCCGACACGATCGGCTTGCTGGGCAATCGCTCGATTGTAGGCGACAACGTTTTCTTTACGTTCGACCCGATTTTCAATCAAAACCACGCCTATCCGAAAAATTGGTTCAAGGAAGACAGCGGCCGCATTGTGTACGGCTCGACAACGCCGGAAACTAAGCAGGCGCTCGTTTTGCTGCGCTCCATGTACAAAGACGGTCTGATCGATAAAGAATTTTTGACGCGCAAATGGCAGGACAACGCGGAGCTCGTATCGGGCGGCAGAGCGGGCCTGCTGTTCGCGCCTTGGTTTGCCGGCTGGATGCTGTCGGACAGCGTAAAGGCGGATCCGAGCGCGGAGTGGGTACCGGTCGCGGCGCCGCTTGACGGCGCGGGCAAACGGAATGTCGTGCCTTCGGCGCCATCGGATATGTATTTGGTCGTCAGCAAGAACGCCAAGCACCCGGAAGCGGCGCTGAAAATGCTCAGCGTCGAATACGAGGGCATCCGGTTGATCGACCCTTCCTCTCACGAGCTCTATAAGGATATGGGTGTGAGCTGGCAGAACTATCCGCTGAACCTGCAGCTGGATTTTCAAGATACGCTGGCGCGCGATATTTCCGTTTACGACAAAGTGCTGCAGGATAACGATCTAAAGGAGCTGCCGGCCCGTCTTGTTTCGCGGGTGAGCTCGATCCTGAAGAACCATAAAGAACCGAAGAAGGATATGGCGGCTTTCGCCGACTCGCTTTCCTACTACGTGGCAGGCGCGGTTACGGGTTCCGATAAAATTAAGAAGGTAAGCCCGGTTTTCTACGGCACGACGGAGACGATGGTGAATAAGGGAGCCAGCCTCGACAAGCTGGAGAACGAAACCTTCCTGCGCATTATTACGGGGGCGGCGCCGATTGACGATTTCGATAAATTCGTCTCGATGTGGAGAAGCTCCGGAGGCGATGCAATTGCCGAAGAAATCGCTGCTGAGCTGGATCAATGA
- a CDS encoding VOC family protein, which translates to MITVLTPYLMMNGNTSEAIAFYKEALNAEVQFVQTFGEMPEDPGMPMPEEAKSLIGHASIRVGQTDLMFSDVFPGTPFQIGNQVTICLCTDDVNTSKQVLAALEQGGQVSMPLTETHFSPGYAIVTDKFGVTWQVYTESQR; encoded by the coding sequence ATGATTACTGTATTGACCCCTTACCTCATGATGAACGGAAATACGTCCGAAGCGATTGCCTTTTATAAAGAAGCGTTGAATGCGGAGGTTCAATTCGTGCAAACGTTCGGCGAAATGCCGGAAGATCCGGGCATGCCGATGCCGGAAGAAGCGAAAAGCCTCATCGGCCACGCCTCCATACGAGTCGGCCAAACGGACCTGATGTTCTCCGACGTGTTCCCGGGCACTCCGTTTCAAATCGGCAACCAAGTGACGATCTGCCTGTGCACGGACGACGTAAACACGTCCAAGCAGGTGCTTGCCGCGCTTGAGCAAGGCGGTCAAGTCAGCATGCCGCTGACAGAGACGCATTTCAGTCCCGGCTACGCGATCGTTACGGATAAATTCGGCGTAACTTGGCAGGTTTACACGGAGAGCCAGCGTTAA
- a CDS encoding glycoside hydrolase family 76 protein: MSKASPRFRKAVFSKLVTVLVAAALALAGIPAGSASANSSSAYWTLAQETHNFTVGNLLTPYNSYRTELGDPTTTEWYNVSQIYADAAMIQQGDARYLPYMNNAYGFMNHMWDSSSPIGGYFALGNVDGTGAGGDKYVDDASLAGVAYLDAYDVTTGTTKQNYLNSAMAIANWLMYSGLWDSTGGGFWWTTNKSIPGLQIKGSEVNGLACQLFLRLYMITGQAYYKSWADSIKSWMDGYMFDASAGLYSWQYELTGNSVNPVKFTYDNAIMIEVNLLYRQLTGSGAYLTAAQNLASNMMNVLWNTHNSTGAFIINTADPVFNPCYSGWASQSYIKLYEADGNSSWLNIAQQNIDTLNAKLRNAVNQGYHYSWDPATNALKDGSFHTVSQAWMQRVQMMLSQYR; the protein is encoded by the coding sequence ATGAGTAAAGCTTCGCCTCGATTTAGGAAAGCCGTTTTTTCAAAGCTTGTGACGGTGCTTGTGGCTGCGGCGCTCGCGCTGGCCGGGATTCCGGCTGGAAGCGCGTCGGCAAATTCCAGTTCCGCCTATTGGACGCTGGCGCAGGAAACGCACAATTTTACCGTCGGCAATTTGCTTACCCCGTACAACAGCTACCGCACGGAGCTCGGCGATCCGACAACGACGGAATGGTACAACGTCAGCCAAATTTACGCGGACGCGGCGATGATCCAGCAGGGTGACGCCAGGTATTTGCCTTATATGAACAATGCGTACGGCTTCATGAATCATATGTGGGACTCCTCCAGTCCGATCGGCGGCTACTTTGCCCTCGGCAACGTCGACGGCACCGGGGCCGGCGGCGACAAATATGTCGATGACGCTTCGCTTGCGGGCGTTGCGTATTTGGATGCTTACGACGTCACGACCGGCACGACGAAGCAAAACTATTTGAACTCGGCCATGGCCATCGCCAACTGGCTGATGTACAGCGGGCTCTGGGATTCCACGGGCGGCGGCTTCTGGTGGACGACGAACAAGTCGATTCCGGGCCTTCAAATTAAAGGCTCGGAGGTCAACGGCTTGGCATGCCAGCTGTTCCTTCGCCTCTACATGATTACGGGGCAAGCCTATTACAAGTCGTGGGCCGACTCGATCAAGTCATGGATGGACGGCTATATGTTCGACGCCTCGGCCGGCCTGTACAGCTGGCAGTATGAACTGACGGGCAACAGCGTGAACCCGGTGAAATTTACGTACGACAATGCCATTATGATCGAGGTGAATCTGCTGTATCGGCAGCTTACGGGCAGCGGCGCCTATTTGACGGCTGCTCAAAATCTGGCGTCGAATATGATGAACGTGCTGTGGAACACGCACAACAGCACGGGCGCGTTTATTATCAACACGGCCGATCCCGTCTTCAATCCGTGCTACAGCGGCTGGGCGTCGCAGTCGTACATCAAGCTGTACGAAGCGGACGGCAACTCCAGCTGGCTCAACATCGCCCAGCAAAATATCGACACGCTGAACGCGAAGCTGCGCAACGCGGTCAACCAGGGCTACCACTACAGCTGGGACCCGGCGACGAACGCGCTGAAGGACGGCTCGTTCCATACGGTGAGCCAGGCCTGGATGCAGCGGGTGCAAATGATGCTGTCGCAGTATCGGTAG
- a CDS encoding YafY family protein translates to MDRLMAILIALQQEPSTAKRLAEKFEVTKRTILRDMQSLSEMGIPIYAVSGPSGGFRLMDGFKLPPLQLDAGEALAVFFALRSLTKMADTPFRQARWTVLDKLRAVMPEHTLSHIETHLAYVEVEVPQRSVQSPHLSELLIYTAEAKWVRVHYRSEKQTRWLRLWPRKIYAAHGYWYCEAYSVTHEEMRTFRIDRMIAVEGTEPTREEAARAASLLEQPAEQAGETFTRIVATLTYRGALLAEQDPHMGDDVKQADEETWEVDFLCPASEWSWAERFFFTLGMDAEVKEPAHLREALFNMANHLCDRYGASQETEG, encoded by the coding sequence ATGGACCGACTGATGGCGATTCTAATCGCGTTGCAGCAGGAGCCGTCAACCGCAAAGCGATTGGCGGAGAAGTTCGAGGTGACCAAACGAACCATATTGCGCGATATGCAGTCGCTATCGGAAATGGGCATCCCGATCTATGCCGTAAGCGGACCTTCGGGCGGTTTCCGGCTGATGGACGGCTTCAAGCTCCCGCCGCTGCAGCTCGACGCCGGCGAGGCGCTTGCCGTATTTTTCGCGCTGCGCAGCTTGACGAAAATGGCGGATACCCCGTTTCGCCAAGCAAGGTGGACCGTGCTGGATAAGCTGCGGGCGGTGATGCCGGAGCACACGCTGAGCCACATCGAAACGCATTTGGCGTATGTAGAGGTTGAGGTGCCGCAGCGGAGCGTCCAGTCGCCGCATTTATCCGAGCTGCTGATCTACACGGCGGAAGCGAAATGGGTCCGCGTCCATTATCGTTCCGAGAAGCAGACGCGCTGGCTGCGGCTTTGGCCGCGTAAAATTTACGCCGCGCACGGGTACTGGTATTGCGAAGCGTACTCGGTGACGCACGAGGAGATGCGGACGTTCCGCATTGACCGCATGATTGCGGTTGAAGGAACGGAACCGACTAGGGAGGAAGCTGCGCGTGCCGCGAGCTTGCTGGAGCAGCCGGCCGAGCAGGCGGGAGAGACGTTCACCCGCATTGTGGCCACCTTGACCTACCGGGGCGCGCTGCTTGCTGAGCAGGATCCCCACATGGGCGATGACGTCAAGCAGGCGGACGAAGAGACGTGGGAAGTGGATTTTCTGTGTCCCGCATCGGAGTGGAGCTGGGCGGAGCGGTTCTTTTTTACGCTGGGCATGGATGCCGAGGTGAAGGAGCCCGCGCATCTGCGGGAAGCGCTGTTTAACATGGCGAACCATCTATGCGATAGATACGGCGCTTCGCAGGAGACTGAGGGATAG
- the ald gene encoding alanine dehydrogenase → MNIGVPKEIKNNECRVGVTPFGVSEFVQDGHTVYVETNAGLESGFTDAEYAQSGAIIVLDAASVWQQADMIVKVKEPLPSEYPYFRENLILFTYLHLSAEPALAKALVDAKVTAIAYETVKEGGTLPLLTPMSEVAGRMAAQIGTQLLERSKGGRGILLSGIPGVARGKVTIIGGGVVGTNAAKIAIGLGAEVTILDLSAARLRQLDDLFGNQVQTLISSRHNIARSVAEADLLICAVLIPGAKAPVLVSEDMVKSMKRGAVIVDVAIDQGGSVETIDHITTHDAPTYVKHGVIHYAVANMPGAVPQTSTIGLTNATMPYAVQIARKGAIQAIQDSPALQSGTNIIDGKVTYKAVADDLGYAYTPLAEVLELHTVHI, encoded by the coding sequence ATGAATATTGGCGTGCCGAAGGAAATCAAGAACAATGAATGCCGTGTCGGGGTAACGCCATTTGGCGTGAGCGAATTCGTGCAGGACGGCCATACGGTGTACGTCGAAACGAATGCCGGTCTGGAAAGCGGCTTTACGGACGCCGAGTACGCGCAATCCGGCGCCATCATCGTGCTGGATGCCGCATCCGTTTGGCAGCAAGCCGATATGATCGTGAAAGTAAAGGAACCGCTGCCGAGCGAATATCCTTATTTCCGGGAAAATCTCATTCTCTTCACTTATTTGCACCTCTCCGCGGAGCCCGCTCTTGCGAAGGCGCTTGTCGATGCGAAGGTGACCGCGATTGCTTATGAAACGGTCAAGGAAGGCGGAACGCTCCCGCTGCTCACGCCGATGAGCGAAGTGGCCGGCCGGATGGCCGCCCAAATCGGCACGCAGCTGCTGGAACGCTCCAAAGGCGGACGCGGCATTCTCCTCTCCGGCATTCCTGGCGTAGCGAGAGGCAAGGTTACGATTATCGGCGGCGGCGTCGTTGGCACCAATGCGGCGAAGATCGCGATCGGACTAGGCGCGGAAGTGACGATACTCGACCTGAGCGCGGCTCGTCTGCGCCAGCTGGACGACCTGTTCGGTAACCAAGTGCAGACGCTCATCTCCAGCCGCCACAATATCGCGCGCAGCGTGGCCGAGGCCGACCTGCTTATCTGCGCCGTGCTCATTCCGGGCGCGAAAGCCCCGGTGCTCGTATCCGAGGACATGGTGAAATCGATGAAGCGCGGCGCGGTTATCGTCGACGTCGCCATCGACCAAGGCGGCAGCGTGGAGACGATCGATCACATCACGACCCACGATGCGCCGACTTACGTGAAACACGGCGTCATTCATTACGCCGTTGCCAACATGCCCGGCGCGGTGCCGCAGACGTCCACGATCGGACTCACTAACGCCACCATGCCATACGCGGTGCAAATCGCCCGCAAAGGCGCGATTCAAGCGATTCAAGACAGCCCCGCTCTGCAAAGCGGCACGAACATTATCGACGGCAAAGTAACGTACAAAGCGGTAGCCGATGATCTTGGTTATGCATACACCCCTCTGGCCGAAGTGCTGGAGCTGCATACCGTTCACATATAA